The proteins below come from a single Rhizobium rhizoryzae genomic window:
- the ligD gene encoding DNA ligase D, protein MADSLSTYRSKRDFKKTKEPSGEVGIKPSNRLRFVVQKHDATRLHYDLRLELDGVFKSWAVTRGPSLDPSDKRLAVEVEDHPLDYGDFEGTIPKGEYGGGTVMLWDRGYWEPEGTRSPEEALKKGDFKFVLHGKRLQGSFVLVRMRHDRDGGKRTNWLLIKHHDEHSVEADGAAILEDNNTSVASGRTMEAIASGKGRKPTPFMLQGDAAEADAVWDSSRGLAADERNAAAKTGTTKAKKRAATKRASSAMPDFIAPQLCETLTRPPAGKGWIHEIKFDGYRIQMRVENGDVTLKTRKGLDWTAKWPAIAAAASSLPDCTIDGEICALDENGAPDFAALQAALSEGTTDELVYFAFDLLFVGGDDLRDHPLTDRKERLASCLSDAGDDPLLRFVEHFETGGDAVLKSACRLSLEGIVSKQADAPYQSGRTETWAKSKCRAGHEVVIGAYATTNGKFRSLLVGVNRGNHFVYVGRVGTGYGAKVVETLLPKLGALETAKSPFTGIGAPKKSSDIVWLKPELVAEIEFAGWTADGQVRQASFKGLREDKPADEVEAETPASPVEQEVPDPETDKPAQKQFRRGAKAEVMSVMISSPDKPLWPDAGDGKPVTKVDLARYHEAVGSWLIEHIKGRPCSIIRTPDGIGGEQFFQRHAMPGTSNLLELVTVFGDKKPYLQIDRVEGLAAIAQIGGVELHPWNCEPNQPEVPGRLVFDLDPGPGVEFSSVVEAAREIRDRLEELGLVSFCKTTGGKGLHVVTPLLVPKGKKLSWDEAKGFAHDVCQEMARDNPDLYLIKMAKNQREGRIFLDYLRNDRMATAVAPLSPRARPGATVSMPLNWTQVKADLDPKRFTVRTVPDLLKKSTAWQDYCDGQRPLEPAIKRLAKSRKVAA, encoded by the coding sequence ATGGCTGACAGTCTTTCGACATATCGATCAAAGCGGGATTTCAAGAAGACAAAGGAGCCGAGCGGCGAGGTGGGCATCAAGCCATCCAATCGCCTGCGCTTCGTGGTACAGAAACACGACGCGACCCGCCTACATTACGATCTGCGCCTTGAACTCGACGGCGTATTCAAATCCTGGGCCGTAACCCGGGGGCCGTCGCTCGATCCGAGCGACAAGAGGCTTGCAGTCGAGGTCGAGGATCATCCGCTCGATTACGGCGATTTCGAAGGCACGATCCCAAAAGGTGAATATGGCGGTGGTACCGTCATGCTCTGGGACCGTGGCTACTGGGAGCCGGAAGGCACAAGATCGCCGGAAGAAGCCCTGAAGAAGGGCGACTTCAAGTTCGTACTGCACGGCAAACGCCTGCAAGGAAGCTTCGTCCTTGTGCGGATGCGGCATGATCGAGACGGCGGCAAGCGAACCAACTGGCTGCTGATCAAGCATCACGACGAACATTCGGTCGAGGCAGACGGGGCAGCAATCCTGGAAGACAATAACACCTCCGTTGCATCCGGTCGCACGATGGAGGCGATAGCGTCCGGCAAGGGCAGGAAGCCGACGCCGTTCATGCTGCAGGGTGATGCGGCTGAAGCGGATGCCGTCTGGGATAGCAGTCGTGGTCTTGCCGCTGACGAGCGCAACGCGGCGGCAAAGACGGGCACAACCAAAGCGAAAAAACGCGCAGCCACGAAGCGTGCAAGCTCTGCGATGCCCGACTTCATTGCACCGCAGCTATGTGAAACCCTCACTCGCCCACCGGCAGGGAAAGGCTGGATCCACGAAATCAAGTTCGACGGTTACCGGATCCAGATGCGCGTCGAGAATGGTGACGTGACGCTGAAGACCCGCAAGGGCCTCGACTGGACCGCGAAATGGCCCGCAATCGCTGCCGCCGCTTCTTCTCTTCCCGACTGCACCATTGATGGCGAGATCTGCGCTCTCGATGAAAACGGCGCACCTGACTTTGCTGCCCTTCAAGCCGCGCTCTCAGAAGGAACGACGGATGAGCTGGTCTATTTCGCCTTCGATCTTCTCTTTGTCGGCGGTGACGATCTGCGCGATCATCCGCTGACGGACCGGAAGGAGAGGCTGGCATCCTGCCTATCAGACGCAGGCGACGATCCGCTCCTTCGTTTTGTCGAGCATTTCGAGACCGGGGGCGATGCGGTGTTGAAGTCGGCTTGCCGCCTGTCGCTGGAAGGTATCGTATCCAAGCAGGCGGACGCCCCATATCAGTCTGGGCGTACGGAAACATGGGCAAAATCCAAGTGCCGTGCTGGCCATGAAGTTGTCATCGGCGCGTACGCTACAACCAACGGCAAATTCCGTTCGCTGCTGGTGGGCGTCAATCGCGGCAATCATTTTGTATATGTCGGTCGGGTCGGCACGGGCTACGGCGCAAAGGTCGTCGAGACACTTCTACCGAAGCTGGGGGCACTAGAAACCGCGAAGTCACCGTTCACGGGCATCGGGGCTCCCAAGAAGTCATCCGATATCGTCTGGCTGAAACCCGAGCTCGTTGCCGAGATCGAATTCGCCGGCTGGACCGCGGACGGACAGGTCCGGCAGGCATCGTTCAAGGGCTTGCGGGAGGACAAGCCGGCGGACGAGGTCGAGGCAGAAACACCGGCATCTCCGGTCGAACAGGAGGTGCCAGACCCCGAAACTGACAAGCCGGCGCAGAAGCAATTTCGCAGGGGTGCAAAGGCGGAGGTAATGAGCGTGATGATTTCCAGCCCTGACAAGCCGCTGTGGCCCGACGCCGGCGACGGGAAGCCCGTCACAAAGGTCGATCTGGCTCGCTATCACGAAGCTGTCGGGTCCTGGCTGATCGAGCATATCAAGGGTCGACCGTGCTCGATCATCCGCACGCCAGATGGCATTGGAGGCGAGCAGTTTTTCCAGCGCCATGCCATGCCGGGAACGTCCAATCTCCTGGAGCTGGTCACCGTCTTCGGCGACAAGAAACCCTACCTGCAGATCGACCGGGTCGAAGGGCTGGCGGCGATTGCCCAGATCGGCGGCGTCGAGTTACATCCCTGGAACTGCGAGCCCAACCAGCCGGAAGTTCCTGGACGCCTGGTCTTCGATCTGGATCCGGGTCCGGGCGTCGAATTCTCCAGCGTCGTTGAGGCCGCACGCGAGATACGCGATCGTCTGGAAGAGCTCGGCCTGGTCAGCTTCTGCAAGACGACGGGTGGCAAGGGTCTGCATGTGGTCACGCCCCTCTTGGTGCCGAAAGGCAAGAAACTCAGCTGGGACGAGGCAAAAGGCTTTGCCCATGACGTCTGCCAGGAAATGGCTCGGGACAATCCGGATCTCTACCTGATTAAGATGGCCAAGAACCAGCGCGAGGGTCGCATCTTCCTGGATTACCTGCGCAACGATCGGATGGCGACAGCGGTTGCGCCTCTGTCGCCACGCGCACGGCCGGGCGCGACGGTCTCGATGCCGCTCAACTGGACGCAGGTGAAAGCCGACCTCGACCCTAAGCGCTTTACGGTCAGGACAGTGCCGGATCTCTTGAAGAAAAGCACGGCGTGGCAGGACTACTGTGACGGCCAGCGACCACTCGAGCCCGCCATCAAGCGGCTCGCGAAATCCCGGAAGGTCGCGGCCTGA
- a CDS encoding exonuclease domain-containing protein, translating into MSNNCLPRVRVIDLETGGNGPNDVCEIGWQDVVLGDDGLWHVTEERGALLVNPGRPMTPDTIAVHHILDSHVADAPFWKEIAASVLRPPGRLDALAAHRAGFEQRYCTPRFTGGTPWICTWKSALRVWPELPRFSNQMLRYQRMPEGLVHEIGLPAHRAMPDAYVTAHHLRDLLNATSLDQLLAWSSEPGLLPRVPAGPDRGKTWDRISDQALENFARDRDVDVRFSAQTELARRGERQEIAPLEPAQGTLL; encoded by the coding sequence ATTTCAAACAATTGTCTCCCCAGAGTCCGCGTCATCGATCTCGAGACCGGCGGCAATGGCCCGAACGATGTCTGCGAGATCGGCTGGCAGGACGTCGTTCTGGGTGATGACGGCCTGTGGCATGTGACCGAGGAGCGAGGCGCACTGCTTGTCAATCCCGGACGGCCAATGACACCGGATACGATCGCCGTTCATCATATCCTGGACAGCCACGTGGCCGATGCGCCGTTCTGGAAGGAGATCGCCGCAAGCGTACTGCGGCCTCCGGGGCGGCTGGATGCGCTTGCGGCGCACCGGGCGGGCTTCGAACAGCGCTACTGCACGCCGCGCTTCACCGGCGGCACGCCATGGATCTGCACCTGGAAATCGGCTTTGCGAGTCTGGCCCGAACTGCCGCGGTTTTCCAACCAGATGCTGCGTTACCAGCGCATGCCGGAGGGTCTCGTGCATGAGATCGGGCTACCGGCCCACCGCGCCATGCCAGACGCCTATGTAACCGCGCATCATCTCCGCGACCTGTTGAATGCGACGTCCCTGGACCAACTCCTGGCCTGGAGCAGCGAACCGGGTCTACTGCCGCGCGTGCCCGCCGGCCCGGACCGCGGCAAAACCTGGGATCGGATCTCTGATCAAGCGCTTGAGAACTTCGCGCGTGATCGCGATGTGGACGTCCGGTTCAGTGCTCAGACGGAATTGGCACGGCGTGGAGAACGCCAGGAAATCGCGCCGCTCGAACCTGCCCAGGGAACACTCCTGTGA